The DNA window ATCGCTCCAAGATGGAACGGAAGACATAAACGAGATCTCGGAGTTTCTTTCAAACGTAATCGTTTATCTGAACGGTAAAGCTCTGAAAGCTAACGAAATCGAGCCGGTTTATGCGCTCGACAACAAACCCGATTTAGATGCCTACGAAGTCACTTTCCCTATCTACAACGAGTCTCTTCTGAAAGAAAAGAACCTCATAGAGCTTGAGTTCGTCGAGCCAGAGGTGTTCGAACCCTTCTTGGTGGAAGTGGTCGTGATATCCACGGGTGCCATGCCCGACCTCGTCTTTGAAGAGTTGAACGAAAGCGATGTTGCACCTCTGCCCCAAAAAACTACGTTCGTAGTAGATTTGGATACGGTAGTCTCAACAGATCGTATCGAGCTGAACGAGAGCGAGATGGATGAGCTGCTTGGCAATGAGCTTTTCGAGCTAATAGTGGAGAAGAAAGAGTGGTATAACAACAACACTCACCTCGTGCCAGATATTCTAAAGAGCTGGTTCGGAAATGAAAAAATAAATGTCGAAATTGAGATGAAAGACGGTGGAGCTATGGACATCTACCTTGTTCTGGAGAACGCTTACGTTACCGAGCTTGAGAAGGGGAAGCTAAGCGATGCAACAGCCAAAGCAAAGCTGAGAGAAGACACGGCAAGGAGAATCCTTAACTCCGACGATCCGGTTAAGGAGATCCAAGACGCTTACGGCAGCGGTGAAATAAGATACGAGGGTGTCGGGCTAATGAAAAGCCTTCAGGTGGAGTTCACGAAAGTCATCGTGAGAATCTACTTCGTAATAACCGACTTACTGGGCTGATTGAAATGCGGTACCTATTTTTCTTTTTACTAACAGCAATCGTGCTTACAGGGTGTGGAGACGATGACAAAAGTGCTGAAAGAGCGGAAAACGCGAACGAACTTCTATCACTTCTCGAAGATGCTGATAGCTATGTTGATGAAAGTATGCAAGCAATCTTAGAAAGTAAATACGGTGATGCCAGGAGGAGTGCACTTATAGCTAAGGGCACAATTTCTGATGCCAAGATTAAGTTTGAAATTCTCAGAGATGGGCTTTCAGCAGAGGATGTAGAGCTTGTAGAAAAGCTCATCGAATACGAGGATAGATGGGCGACTTTAGCTTACAAAACCGCTAATATTCAAGAGCTGAGTGACGAGCTTTTCGCTGGAATAGATAGCGAAGAAGCAGCTTACATGATTCCAAAAGTGGAGCTGCTCGAAAGAGGAATGAGGGAGAACGCTGAGGACTGGAATGAGCTTGCGAATTTTTTGGAAAGAAACCTTCACATCCTCCAGAGGATGGGAATTGGGAAAGGAGAAGTCGATTCCATAAGGAGTCTTTCAGAATCAACGTTTCAGCTTGCAGATACGCTTGTAGATTATAAATCCAAGCTCGTCTCTCAGCTTGACAACACATACACTCCTTTGGACGAAAGGGAAATCGAAGGCAAGGAAGTTGATAACAGCAGAAACAGCGAACTTATCACTCCAGAGGTCGCTGAGCTGTTTGAAAGCTTTGATAGAGACGGAAACGGAAAGCTGAGCATAGCCGAGGCAGAGGAGTTCTTCTACTGGGCTGAAAACAGCATAGCCTACAGGTACGACGATGAGAATGCGAAAAACACTGTAGCTGGCTTTAAAGTCGGTGACGGTAGAGATGGCGGGGACTACAGACAGACTCCCGAAGAGACGATAAAAGAAAGAGCTGGAGATTGCGAAGATCTGGCAACGCTTGAAGTAGCTTTCTACAAATACTACGGCATCGAAGCCTACGTTGTCGGAGTTGACACAAAGATTCAGGGACTTGTCGATCACGCAGCAGCAATAGTGAAGATAGGAGATAACAAGGAACGGTTTAAGAAGGTGCTTGGCAACCTACTTTACTACGAGCTTGAAGATGCGAGAGATGTTTACGGAAACAGGATATCCCCCGGAGTTTACATGATCGTTGACAACACTTACTCTGGAGCTTTCGGATACATAAGCGGAGGAACGGACGCATTTATGATATACTGCATAATCCCCTTCGAAAAAGGGTATGGAGAGGAGTGGAATAAGATAGTGAGGAGCTGCGTATCCATGGATTAATTCTGCGCTCTTTTTACGAAAAACATTTATCTGATTTTTGAACGTAATTTCATAGGTGTAAGCAATGAGGGAAAGTACTAAACTCCTCTTCGCTTTGATTCTTGTCTTCGTTTCAGTAGCGTTTGCAGTATACAAAACGAGGAGTACTACGAGCGAAAACGTTCTCGTAAGCAACTGGCTGCCCGTTTTGACGTTAACGCTTACCGCCGTTCTCATCGTCTTCGGACTCTTAGTTCTTGCCGGATACCTCAACAACAGGAGTTTAAGCAGAGGAGAGATGAGAAGAGCTATAGCTGGGGCTTTTGTGGCAGGTTTTCACGTTCTACTTGTGATTAGCGTAATCTTCTCGATTTACACGGAAAAAGTAGTCACGACATACTTAACAGCCTTGACGATGATCCTCGGTTTTTACTTCGGCTCGAGAACCGTTCAAACTCGGCAAGAAGAGGGGGAGAAAATTGAGGTAGAGAACGTTCACTTCGCTAAAAACGGTAGGAAAGAGCTGATTATCAGCGTTAGGAACCTCAGCTCAAGAAACGTTACCATAGACACGATTTACATAAATAAAGAGCCAAAAATCGTGAAAGAAAAAGCTGAAATCGCTCCCAAAGAGGTAAAGCACATTCCGCTGGAGTTTAACTGGATTGAAGGAGAGAGGTACGAGGTAAAGGTGTGTTCGGCTGAGGGTTTAAAAGCGACGACGGAGGTGAAAGCGAAATGAGCAAGTTGAGGGGACACCATCTAATTTGCTTGAACTTTTTTAAAGGAGAAGGTTACAGCGAAGAGTTCGTTGAGGCTGTGAGAAAAGCAGTGTCTTCAGAAAAAGTGGTCGTCGTTTCCGGTGGAGACGACGTCTGCGAAAAGTGTCCGAGCTGGGAAAATGGGTGTAAATCTTACGGAGAGGATTACATAAGGAGGATAGACGAGCTCGCCTTATCGCTTCTTGGAATTAAGGAAGGTGAGGAGGTTAGCTGGAAAGAAATAAGAGACAGGCTGAAGGGTGCTATGAAAACTTGGAGGAGAGAAGTTTGTTCTGAATGCGAGTGGCTCAAAGTTTGCAGAGAAACTGAGATCTGGAAAAGCGTTTAAACGGCAAATCTTTTTATACAGCTCATCCCTCGCTTAATCAATGTCCCTTTGGGAGTTTATAAAGAAGTATTACATCGATTCAATAGTTTACAAGCAAGGATACAACATCGTCAACACGCTGACTTGGGCTGCAATACTTCTCGTTGCTGCCTGGCTGATATATAGGTATCTCAGCAAAAGACTCTTTTTCGATAAAAAATTCATGCTTTACACAGTTCCTTTCATCTTCTTCGGCTCCTCTGTTAGAGTTGTCGAGGATGCCGGCTTTCTTCAACCTCCAATCTCTTACGTATTCATGAGTCCGATGATATATGTCCTCGTTTTTTCCATAGCTTTCCCCACACTGCTAATCGCTTTGAAAATGAAGAATTTGAAAATTTACCCTTACACGGGAATAATACTTGCTGCGATTCCTCCTATTATTCTTCTCACCAACCTTCGGATTGAAAACTGGTGGGTCTTTCCTGCTTCAATCGCTCTCGCCTTAATTTTTACTCTCATCTTCTCTACACTAAGCAAAAATGACGAGAGCAGAATAGCTTTTTTCTCGCAAATGCTTGACGGATCGGCAAGCTTCATAGGTTTGCAGTTCCTCGGGTACTGGGAGCTTCACGTTTTACCGAGATTCTTAATTTCTTTAACTGGACCATGGATAATGATTCCGCTGAAGTTCGTAATATTCTTTCTAATACTGCTGTATCTGGACAAAGTTGACGAGGAGGAAAATTTAAAAGGATTCATAAAGTTCGTAATAATGGTGCTCGGTTTGGCTCCTGGCATTAGGAATGCGTTAAGAATGACCTTCGGTGTCTGAGATGATCAGATTCACTCTCGCCTTGCTGTTTGTCCTTACGACTCTCGCCTCATACAACTTTGCAATCGAAAATCCAGATTCAGCAAAAGAAGTCGTGGATAGTTTGTTCTCTCAGTTTAATTTCGTCATAGAGCTTCCTCACTACCTTGTTTTTCTGGTGATTTTTCTCAACAACTCGATAAAAGCGTTTTTAGCGATAATACTTGGAGTTCTCTTAATCCCTCCTATCTTCTTTGTTCTGACCAACGGATTTATCTTGGGAATAGTTGTGGGAGTAAAAGGGGCTGAGCTCGGTTTGATAAAAACTCTGATGATGATTCTTCCTCACGGAATTATAGAAATTCCGGCGATGATAGTTTCTGCAGCTTACGGAACGGAGGTCGGAATTGCCGTTCTTAAAAAAATAAGAAACGAGGAGATAAACCTTTCAAGAGTTTTTCACGAAAAAATTGAGAAGTTCTGGAAGCGTTTGCTTCCGGCTTTTTTAGTGGCTGCACTTATCGAGACCTACGTAACTCCTGTTGTGGCTAATCTATTTTGATTCTCTTCTTCTCCTCCTTCTTAGGATACTTCTTCTTCAGAATTACCTCAAGAACACCGTTGTTGTATCTTGCCTTGGCAGATTCCGGATCTACTTCAGCCGGTAAGTCAACTACCTCGTAGTACCTTCTGTTCTCTCCCTCCGCTTTAATCTCGAGCTTGGTTTCGCTTGCGTTAACCTCTATGTCCTCCTTGCTAACTCCGGGCATTTCCGCAATTACTTGCACTTCATCGTCCGTCTCTATCACATCAACGAGTGGCTTTCTCTCTTCGACTCCAGCCTCTCTTATCACTGGCTTCGTTCCGAACTCTCTTATCTCTGGCTTTCCGTCGGGTCCTATTCTAATGCTGAATCCTCTGACTATCGGCTTTATTTCACCGCTCTCCGCTTTCCTCACTATCTCTTCGAAGTCCCTCATCATTCTCTCGAATATCTCGTCGAACATCTCGAACTCTCTACCAAAAAATTCCTCGAAAAATTCATCAAACCAATCCCACCTTCTCCTTCTCCTCATACTTCATCACCTCACACGTACATTTTCTGGAAATCTTTAACTATCTTCTCGTACCTCTCAATATCCTCCTTCGTCAAACTCGGCTTGATCTTTCTCAAAGCCTCTTCGAAATGCCTCTTCGAAACTTTTATTTTTCTTGCAGCTTCTTTAACTTCTTCCTCACTCTTAACATTGGCTATAGCCTCTCTTATCGCAAGCATTCCAGCCTCTCTGCAAACCGCCTCTATGTCAGCTCCGCTGTACCCTTCAGTTTTCTTGGCGAGCTCCTCAAGATTTACGTCCTCGTCGAGGGGCATTCCTCTCGTGTGAATCTTGAATATCTCAAGCCTCGCTTTTTCATCTGGAGGAGGAATGTATATGTGCCTCTCAAGCCTTCCCGGTCTTAGTAAAGCTGGATCGATCATATCTGGTCTGTTGGTTGCCGCTATTACCACAACATCTTTCAGCTCCTCCAAACCGTCGAGCTCCGTGAGAAGCTGGCTTACAACTCTTTCTGTCACGTGGGTGTCTCCGCCGGTTCCCCTCCTTGGTGCTAAGCTATCTATTTCGTCGAAGAAGAGAACGCAGGGAGCAACTTGCCTCGCTTTTCTGAACATTTCCCTAACGTGCTTCTCGCTCTCTCCAACCCACTTGCTCAGAAGCTCCGGACCTTTGACGCTTATGAAGTTCGCGTTACTCTCGTTAGCCACAGCTTTAGCAAGCAAAGTCTTACCGGTTCCCGGAGGACCGTAGAGGAGAATACCCTTAGGCGGCTTTATTCCTACCGCTTTAAACAGCTCCGGATACTTGAACGGCCATTCCACAGCCTCCCTCAACTCCTGCTTCGCATGCTCCAATCCGCCTATGTCGTTCCAGGTAACCTTCGGAACTTCCACGAGAACTTCTCTCATCGCCGAAGGCTCTATGTTCTTCAGAGCTTCCAAGAAGTCCTCTTTCGTAACCTTCAGGTTCTCTAAAACCTCTTCGGGGATCTCTTCTGCTTCGACGTCTATTTCTCCACTCTCAATTCTCTTCCTCAAAGCGTGCATCGCCGCTTCCTTAGCGAGAGCTGCCAAATCTGCTCCGACGAAGCCAACAGTAAGATCTGCGAGCTCTTCGAGCATCAAATCGATCAGCCTGTTTCTGACTTCGTTGAATATGCTTTCTTTCTCCTCAAGTATCTTCTTTATTTCATCTTCCTTCGCTTTTTCTATTTTTGCAATCAGTTCCTCAAGTTCTTTTTCCTCGAATCTTTTCTCCTCTTTTAGCTGCTTCAGAACTTTGATAACGTCATCCCTATTGTAATCCGGCTCTATCGGCATTCCCCTCGTGTGAATCTGAAGAATCTCCTTCCTTCCCTCTCTGTCGGGAACTCCTATCTCTATTTCTCTGTCAAATCTGCCCGGTCTTCTCAGAGCTGGATCAATAGCGTCGGGTCTGTTTGTAGCTCCTATAACTATCACTTGCCCCCTCGCCTCTAAACCGTCCATTAGCGTTAGAAGCTGAGCAACAACTCTTCTCTCAACTTCTCCAGTAACTTCTTCCCTCTTGGGGGCTATGCTGTCGATTTCATCTATGAATATTATGCTCGGCGCATTTTCTCTCGCCTCCTCGAAAATCTCCCTAAGCCTCTGTTCGCTCTCTCCGTAGTACTTGCTCATTATCTCTGGACCGCTTATCGGTATGAAGTGAGCGTTTACTTCGTTAGCTACAGCCTTAGCTATTAGCGTTTTACCGGTTCCAGGAGGACCGTACAGCAAAACTCCCTTGGGCGGCTCTATACCGAGTCTTTCGAACAGCTCCGGATGTTTCAGAGGAAGTTCTATCATCTCCCTGACGAGCCTCAGCTCTCTCTTCAAACCACCGATGTCTTCGTAAGTAACTGAGGGCACGCTCCTCTTCACTTCCTCCACTGGCTTCTCCTTGATTTCGAAGTCCGTTGTAGGAGTGACTATTACCACTCCAGCCGGCTTGGTTGAAACGACTACAAAAGTTAAAGTGTGTCCGAAAGCTTCAACTCTGATCTTCTGTCCTCTTATTATCGGTCTTCCCTCAAGCAGCCTTCTAAGATACGCTTCTCCACCCATTATTCTAATCGGTTCCGTCGGAGCGAGAACGACTCTTTCTGCCACCTTCGCCTCAACCTTCCTTATTTTTACCTTATCGTCAATGCTCACTCCAGCGTTGCTTCTAAGGTTACCGTCGATTCTTATTATCCTCTTTCCCCTGTCTTCGGGGTAGCCAGGCCATACGATAGCCGGAACTTTGCTCTTCCCCTCGATTTCGATTATGTCTCCGCTCTGCAATCCGAGCTCTTGCATAACCTCCGGATCA is part of the Ferroglobus placidus DSM 10642 genome and encodes:
- a CDS encoding CDC48 family AAA ATPase; the encoded protein is MMAKKEAVLRVAEAYYRDVGRSIARVDPEVMQELGLQSGDIIEIEGKSKVPAIVWPGYPEDRGKRIIRIDGNLRSNAGVSIDDKVKIRKVEAKVAERVVLAPTEPIRIMGGEAYLRRLLEGRPIIRGQKIRVEAFGHTLTFVVVSTKPAGVVIVTPTTDFEIKEKPVEEVKRSVPSVTYEDIGGLKRELRLVREMIELPLKHPELFERLGIEPPKGVLLYGPPGTGKTLIAKAVANEVNAHFIPISGPEIMSKYYGESEQRLREIFEEARENAPSIIFIDEIDSIAPKREEVTGEVERRVVAQLLTLMDGLEARGQVIVIGATNRPDAIDPALRRPGRFDREIEIGVPDREGRKEILQIHTRGMPIEPDYNRDDVIKVLKQLKEEKRFEEKELEELIAKIEKAKEDEIKKILEEKESIFNEVRNRLIDLMLEELADLTVGFVGADLAALAKEAAMHALRKRIESGEIDVEAEEIPEEVLENLKVTKEDFLEALKNIEPSAMREVLVEVPKVTWNDIGGLEHAKQELREAVEWPFKYPELFKAVGIKPPKGILLYGPPGTGKTLLAKAVANESNANFISVKGPELLSKWVGESEKHVREMFRKARQVAPCVLFFDEIDSLAPRRGTGGDTHVTERVVSQLLTELDGLEELKDVVVIAATNRPDMIDPALLRPGRLERHIYIPPPDEKARLEIFKIHTRGMPLDEDVNLEELAKKTEGYSGADIEAVCREAGMLAIREAIANVKSEEEVKEAARKIKVSKRHFEEALRKIKPSLTKEDIERYEKIVKDFQKMYV
- the hsp20 gene encoding archaeal heat shock protein Hsp20; this encodes MRRRRRWDWFDEFFEEFFGREFEMFDEIFERMMRDFEEIVRKAESGEIKPIVRGFSIRIGPDGKPEIREFGTKPVIREAGVEERKPLVDVIETDDEVQVIAEMPGVSKEDIEVNASETKLEIKAEGENRRYYEVVDLPAEVDPESAKARYNNGVLEVILKKKYPKKEEKKRIKID
- a CDS encoding stage II sporulation protein M — protein: MIRFTLALLFVLTTLASYNFAIENPDSAKEVVDSLFSQFNFVIELPHYLVFLVIFLNNSIKAFLAIILGVLLIPPIFFVLTNGFILGIVVGVKGAELGLIKTLMMILPHGIIEIPAMIVSAAYGTEVGIAVLKKIRNEEINLSRVFHEKIEKFWKRLLPAFLVAALIETYVTPVVANLF
- a CDS encoding transglutaminase-like domain-containing protein produces the protein MRYLFFFLLTAIVLTGCGDDDKSAERAENANELLSLLEDADSYVDESMQAILESKYGDARRSALIAKGTISDAKIKFEILRDGLSAEDVELVEKLIEYEDRWATLAYKTANIQELSDELFAGIDSEEAAYMIPKVELLERGMRENAEDWNELANFLERNLHILQRMGIGKGEVDSIRSLSESTFQLADTLVDYKSKLVSQLDNTYTPLDEREIEGKEVDNSRNSELITPEVAELFESFDRDGNGKLSIAEAEEFFYWAENSIAYRYDDENAKNTVAGFKVGDGRDGGDYRQTPEETIKERAGDCEDLATLEVAFYKYYGIEAYVVGVDTKIQGLVDHAAAIVKIGDNKERFKKVLGNLLYYELEDARDVYGNRISPGVYMIVDNTYSGAFGYISGGTDAFMIYCIIPFEKGYGEEWNKIVRSCVSMD
- a CDS encoding DUF1284 domain-containing protein; translation: MSKLRGHHLICLNFFKGEGYSEEFVEAVRKAVSSEKVVVVSGGDDVCEKCPSWENGCKSYGEDYIRRIDELALSLLGIKEGEEVSWKEIRDRLKGAMKTWRREVCSECEWLKVCRETEIWKSV
- a CDS encoding DUF63 family protein codes for the protein MSLWEFIKKYYIDSIVYKQGYNIVNTLTWAAILLVAAWLIYRYLSKRLFFDKKFMLYTVPFIFFGSSVRVVEDAGFLQPPISYVFMSPMIYVLVFSIAFPTLLIALKMKNLKIYPYTGIILAAIPPIILLTNLRIENWWVFPASIALALIFTLIFSTLSKNDESRIAFFSQMLDGSASFIGLQFLGYWELHVLPRFLISLTGPWIMIPLKFVIFFLILLYLDKVDEEENLKGFIKFVIMVLGLAPGIRNALRMTFGV